The proteins below are encoded in one region of Desulfatiglans anilini DSM 4660:
- the dnaJ gene encoding molecular chaperone DnaJ: protein MAKRDYYEVLGVPKNAGDDDIKRAYRQLALKYHPDRNPGNREAEEHFKEAAEAYEVLRDHEKRQIYDRFGHAGLENKGFTGFSGFEDIFSSFGDIFEDFFGFGGHRGGGPRPRQGGSLRYDIELSLEEAFAGKEEEVVFPRLEVCDECGGTGAAPGTQRQVCPTCRGRGQVIRSQGFFQVSSTCPSCHGQGSIITDPCPKCLGGGKQRVERRITLKIPAGVDNGSQLRLRGEGEPGENGGPPGDLFVVVHLKPHEIFSRDGTDLMAEIPISFVQAALGDQIKMPVLGKEEKEVELEIPDGTQPDDVLKLPGKGMPSLRNQRRGDLYVKVRVQIPRKLNDEQRQLLEAFARTQDKRPGGRKKKGKAFWQKVIP, encoded by the coding sequence ATGGCAAAACGAGATTATTATGAAGTCCTGGGCGTGCCCAAGAACGCCGGGGATGACGACATCAAGCGGGCCTACCGTCAGCTGGCCTTGAAATATCATCCCGACCGGAATCCCGGCAATCGGGAGGCCGAAGAACATTTCAAGGAGGCCGCAGAGGCCTACGAGGTCCTCCGGGACCACGAAAAGAGGCAGATCTACGACCGCTTCGGCCACGCCGGGCTCGAGAACAAAGGGTTTACCGGCTTCAGCGGGTTCGAGGACATCTTCAGCAGCTTCGGGGACATCTTCGAGGATTTCTTCGGGTTCGGCGGCCACCGGGGCGGGGGCCCGCGGCCCCGCCAGGGCGGAAGCCTGCGCTACGACATCGAACTGAGCCTCGAGGAGGCCTTCGCCGGAAAGGAAGAAGAAGTCGTCTTTCCGCGCCTGGAGGTCTGCGACGAGTGCGGCGGCACGGGAGCCGCGCCGGGGACCCAGCGCCAGGTGTGCCCCACCTGCCGGGGGCGCGGCCAGGTCATCCGTTCCCAGGGGTTTTTCCAGGTCAGCAGCACCTGCCCGAGCTGCCACGGGCAAGGCAGCATCATCACGGACCCCTGCCCGAAATGCCTCGGAGGCGGCAAGCAGCGCGTAGAACGGCGCATCACCTTGAAGATCCCGGCCGGCGTCGACAACGGGAGCCAATTGCGCCTGCGCGGTGAAGGGGAGCCAGGGGAAAACGGGGGGCCGCCGGGCGACCTCTTCGTTGTCGTGCACCTCAAGCCGCATGAAATCTTCTCCCGTGACGGCACCGACCTGATGGCGGAGATCCCCATCTCTTTCGTGCAGGCCGCATTGGGCGACCAGATCAAGATGCCCGTGCTCGGCAAGGAGGAGAAGGAGGTCGAGCTCGAGATCCCCGATGGGACCCAGCCGGATGACGTGCTCAAGCTCCCGGGCAAGGGCATGCCGAGCCTTCGGAACCAGAGACGGGGGGATCTGTACGTCAAGGTCAGGGTCCAAATCCCCCGGAAATTGAACGACGAGCAGCGGCAACTGCTCGAGGCCTTCGCCCGAACGCAGGACAAGCGTCCGGGCGGCAGGAAGAAAAAGGGGAAGGCCTTCTGGCAGAAGGTGATCCCCTGA
- the dksA gene encoding RNA polymerase-binding protein DksA — MTEEKKEEFRKLLNERMEALLEEANKTVSGMTDQRENYPDPTDRASMESERNFTLRIRDRERKLIGKIKEALERLDTNTFGICESCGEDISEERLKARPVTTLCIECKKKQENEERLRGV; from the coding sequence ATGACGGAAGAGAAGAAGGAAGAATTCAGAAAACTCCTCAACGAGCGGATGGAAGCGCTGCTCGAGGAAGCCAACAAGACGGTGAGCGGCATGACCGATCAACGGGAGAACTACCCGGACCCGACCGACAGGGCCTCCATGGAATCCGAGCGGAACTTCACCCTGCGGATCCGCGACCGGGAACGGAAACTGATCGGCAAGATCAAGGAAGCCCTCGAGCGCCTCGACACCAACACGTTCGGCATCTGTGAATCCTGCGGCGAAGACATCTCGGAAGAGCGCTTGAAGGCGCGTCCGGTCACCACCCTGTGCATCGAGTGCAAAAAGAAGCAGGAAAACGAGGAAAGGCTTCGCGGGGTCTGA